Genomic window (Desulforapulum autotrophicum HRM2):
ACTGCCCCAGGAAAATCCGATGCCTGCGGTGAGCATTACAATTATATCTCCTTTTTTAATCTTTTTTTCTTTTTTTGCCATATGAAGGTTCAGGAAAATATCCTGTCCACCAAAATGTCCAAATCTTTGTAAATAGCCTGCAGACGATTTCTCAACAGGAATTCCAAGTTTGTTCATAATAATTTCCTGCACTTTAAGATTATTGTTCACCATATCAAAATAAGAGACATCCGAAGGCTCAAGACTGCATTTCTTTAAAGCACCTTTCACAGCATTTATAAGATCAGGTACATAGATATCCTTAAATTCATGCCTTGCCCTGTCCAGATCGAGACATACATAGGTATGCATATCTTTACTTTCAAGGGTTTCCCTGGAAGCAGGATGACGCAATGCGCCTGCCTGAACACACCATAGATCGTAGAATTCTCCCTTAGTGATAATTTCTGTACTTAAAGGTGAAAAGTCACCATGACCTTTGCTGAAAATTGCTGCGCCTCCTCCGTCACCAAAGAAAACTGAATCAGCAGAGTGAAATCGTGTAAACTGGCTCCATTTGTCTCCAGTGACAAGCATTACATTGTTTATGCCTTCACCAAGGGAAATATAACCCTTGGCTAATTGTATGGCGGTTAGCATACCGCAGCATCCCTGGGAGATATCAAAGGCAAACGCATTTTTTGCACCAATTGCATGCTGAATTTTGCCGGCTGTATGGGGTAGAATGTAGTCTGGAACACCTGCACCGCAATAGATGATCGTATCAATATCAAGGGGATCAACATCTCCATTTTCCAAAGCATCTAAAGCTGCCTTTATTGCCATGTCTGAAGGATATTCATCGGCATTGGCTTCACGCACTGTTTCAGCACCCAGGGCATCAACTACAAATTCAGGAATCCCGCTTTGTTTTGCCAGTTCTTTTATGGATACCTTTTTTTCAGGCATATAAAAACCCATACCTTTAATGCCGCAAACTTTGTTTTTCAACATAAACTGTTCCCCTTTTTATTTTCCAATAAATGTTGGTTTTCTTTTGGAGAAAAATGCTTCAATGCCTTCTTTTTTATCTTCAGTGTAGTGGTTGACGCTGGCGGAAAGGATTTCCATCAGTGCAGAGTTATCAACATGGGGAGCGGATGCACTGTACAATGCATCTTTGACAAGACTCATCGCAATGGGCGGGTTATTGACTAATCGATTTGCAAGTGCCTCTGTCCTGTCAGCAAGCGCTTCATTTGAAACCACAAAATTTACAAGATTGCAGTCACCAGCCTCTTCACCATCCATGAGATCGCCCAAAAGACACATCTCTACTGCTCTGCCAAAACCAACAAGGCGTGGAAGACGATATGTTGCTCCACCAGCTGCAACCAGTCCAAGTTTTATCTCAGGAAGACCCAGTTTAGCATTTTTTGCAGCTATTCTGAAGGTACAGGCAAGTGCAAGCTCAAGCCCGCCGGAGACTGCACTGCCATCAATCATGGCTATGGTAGGCTGGGGCATCATTTCAATGGTTTTAAGCATACGGTTAAAATCTTTCAAAAAGACACGGGAGTTTAAAGGATTATATGAAGAGCCTTTTACGTCCACACCTGCACAAAAGGTGTTCCCTTGTCCCCTGATTATAATAGCTCTAACTTCTTTATCTTCACCTAGGATTTTAAATTTTTGTTCCAGCTCTGTTATCATTAACGGGGTGAGTGCATTTAGCTGTTTCGGGCGATTTATGGTAATTGTGGTAATGTGATTACTCGTTTTTTCTAAAAGTGTCTCTTCCATGATTTTAAATTTCCTTTAGGCCCATGATCAAAATATATGCGTTTTTTTGAGCTCCTTACCCTGCACGATACGTTCAATCCAAAATATCACTCAATACTCTGCTCGGAATTTAGGATGGGCATTTCCTTTTTGTCAAGAAAATTCACATCGTACGCAAACCACCTTCCCTGCCCCGGGCAAAATCCAGGAGGCTCCAGAAGAGTGGCCCCCTCCTTTATTTCACAACCCTAGGGATTATGATCGGAATAAAATATTCCAAAACATGGCTCTTTTGATTTTAAACCTTCCAAATGCTACATACAATGTACTACACTAAGCAATGGACTCAAGAATCACTTCAACAACCACTGAGCTAAAGCCCCCGGAGGTTTCATGCCGATGAGAACATAGACTAAAAAGCGATGTCAACTGTAGCATGAATAACATTTGCAAAAACATTGCTTCGGGGATGTACAGTATATAGGAGGATACGCCATGAATAATCAATTACACAAAGACCAGGCATCAGTATTCGCTTTTTTTGCAACCATTCTCAGGGATGAGCCAACTTTTGCGTGTGTCAGCGCCCTTAAATCATCACCTTTACGGGAACATTCCACCAAAAATATAGGCAAGAAAGAGCGGTCCGCCATGGAAGCATCGGCCGGTCGTTTCAACGCTTATCTCCAGAGCATGCCCACCAAAGACCTGCACCAACAACTCCGCTACGAATATGCGGACCTGTTCCTCAATGCCGGTCCCAATCCTGTGTTTCCCTATGCCTCGGTCCATGTTTCCCGAACGCCGGTGGTTCAGCAGAAGCCCCTTTTTGATCTGCGTAGGACACTGCGAAGTCTGGATCTCCATACCGATCCTGCATTTAAGGATCTGGATGACCATATCAGCGTGGAACTTGAGGTGTGTGCGTTTTTGCTGGGACAGGACAACACGGAACGCTATGCAAGGTTTTTTACTCAAACCCTCATGGAATGGGCCCTTACCTTCTGCGACCAATTGCACGATGCGGCAATGTCGCCCTTCTATAAAGAAATAGCCCTTATGTGCCGTGCATTTCTGGAGTCTTGCAGCAAGACACTTGAAACATCCGATATAGATACCTTCGGGAATGCAAACACACCCTGGCATCAATTTTTTGAAACCTTTCGCCTGATCCTTTTTGAACCTGCCCCGTCATTGCTTGTTCCCGGTGCAGTTCCAGAAGGTTTGGAGCAGGAAATCCCTACCCATTGTTATACCTGCGGTGCCTTGTGCGGCATGACAGCCAAGGTCAAGGACGGAATCCTGGTCAAGGTGGCCGGACTCAAAGGTGACCCGAAGGGGCAGGGCCGCCTCTGCCCCAAGGGTGCGGCATCTCCCAAACATGTGAACAGTGCCTACCGGCTCAAGACCCCTCTCATTCGTGAAAACGGCCGTTTTCGCAAGGCTGGCTGGGACGAGGCATTGGACCTTATCGCTTCGCGCATGGCGGACATTCCCCAGGGCAAACTGGCCTACTTCCGGGGCAATGACTTTACCAACTTTGTGCACGAAGCTTTTTTCGAACATCTGGGCTGCCCCAAAGGGACCCACCGGACCATGTGCGACAACGCCAATCGCATGGCCAACGAGCACAACCTCAACGACAAACGCCCCTGGATCAATTACGAAGAGGCGGACTATGTGATCATGTTCGGCAACAACGATCTGATCACCTCCTACGGCCAACGCAAATCAGCAGCACTGAAAAAGGCTATGGACAGGGGCACCCGGGTGGTGGTTTTTGACCCCCGGAAATCGGAAACTGCGGCCAAGGCCACGGACTGGATCTCCCTTACGCCTGGCACGGATGGAGCTGCCGCCATGGCCCTGGCCCATGTGATAATCACAGAAGAGTTGTACGACAAGGAATTTGTTCAAGAATGGACCACAGGTTTTGAACCCTTCAAGGCCAGGATTCTGGGAGAGGAAGACGGGATTGCCCGAACGCCTGCATGGGCAGAAAAGATATGCGGCGTACCAGCCACGACCCTGGAGCGCATCGCCCGGGAATTTGCCCAGGCCAAAGCCAAGGGCGTCATTTCCTGGGCTGGGCTGGCCCAAAGCCCCAACAGCCATTGGGCCACGGCTGCCATCCAGGCTCTCAACGGTCTCTGCGGAACCTTTGATGCTCCGGGCGGCCCCTCACTGCCTTGGAAAAGGAAACTGGGCTCAGCCTGGCGGGACGGCCAGCAGAAGCCGGAGAAAAAGCCAGCCCCCAAAATGGACACCTATCTGCTCTGGTCCGGCTGGTCCCCGGCCAAATTCGAGGACCAGGTTGCCGACGGCCGGATCAAGGGGCTGATAACCTACTGGGCCGATCCTGTGCTCACCTGGGGTAATACCGCCTCTATAATCAGGGGCATTGATCAGCTTGATCTATGCGTCACCATCGACGCATTCATGTGCAATACAGCCCTTCACAGTGATGTTGTTCTGCCCGATTCCACGTGGCTGGAACAGAGCCAGGTCAAACCGGACTGGCTGTATGACGCCTTTTTGAGTTATTTTGCCCAGGTGGTTCCCCCCATGTACAACTCCCGCCCCATGTACCGCATTGTCCAGGGACTGGCCGAACGTATGGGAGTCAAGGACGCTGTACCCTGGAACACCATGGACGAAGCCTTTGAAAACCAGATGCGTGACCTGCCATGGCATTTTCAGGAACTCAAGGAAAAAGGATATATTGTCACTGACCCTGCCAGATACTACAAATACAGAGAATGGGGCAGCATCAATCCCCCGGCGGGGTATGGCAGTTCAGGCACAAGCCCCACGGGCAAGTACAACTTCCTGAATGTCGTCAGCCAGGAGAAAGGGGTTGATCCCCTCCCCGACTATAAAGAAATTGAAGAAAAGTTCAAGCCGGATAATGAGTTCCCCTTTATTTTCGGAAACTATAGAATCTTTCAGCATGAACATTGCTCAACTTTCAACAATTACCAGCTGATGAAGCTCAGGCGAACCAATACCCTGATCATCAACGATCAGGATGCGGCTGCACTGGGCATTACACCCGGTGACACGGTCTTGCTGGAATCGCCCTGGGGCAGCACCACCATCAAAGCCGAGCCCACCCCGGATATCAGACCGGGGGTACTTGGCGCGGCCGGGGGGTACGGCCATGAGCGTGGCCTTGAAGGCGACCCCAAATTCCCGGATTTCGGAGGCGTCAATGTGCCCGGCGCCCTGATGCCTCCCAATGTGACCGAACCCACCGGCGGAACACCGCTTTTGAAATACATCAAGACACGGGTAAAAAAAGCAGGATAGAACCTAAAAGGTGCAAGCGCCCTTTGGCCGGATATGCAAGGCACAAAAAACGCTGAAACCGGAACGTACTATAGTACGTGAGGTTCCAGCGTTTTGCAGCAACGCCGCAGATGGGTGAGTTTTCGTTCAAACACGATTTACATGACGCTCAAACCACCTTCCCTGCCCTGGGCAAAATCCAGGAGCACTCCAAAGGGGTGGGCACCCACCAGACGCTTGTTGTGGGCAATGAAGGTGGGTGCGGACATGATTCCAAACCCATGGGCCCGGTCCAGGTCACTGTCCACATGTTGGCGGTATGTCCGTGTATTGAGCACATTCCGGGCCTCATCTTCGGGCAGATCCAGGTCCCGGACAATATCGAGCAGCACATCGGTCCGGGCCAGATTTTTGCCGTCCACAAAATAGGCGGCAAAGGCCGCTTGCTCAAACGCTTTTCCTGCACCATGGGCTTCATGGGCCCAGGCCCTCAGCTCCTGGGCCATGCGGGTATTATAGATCATGGGACTACCCACAAAGGGCAGGCCGCACTCATCTGCCCTGCGTTTGAATTTTCCAAGCATCCCGGCAATATCCACATGGGGATCTCCGATAAATTCCTCAAGGGTCATCCCCGTGTCAAGGATCTCTTCGTGCAGGGGGAAAGCCCGCCAGACAACCGCTATGCCATAATCCTGATACAATCGCTCAATACGCCCGGTACTGAGATAACACCATGGTCAGGTAAAGTCTGAAAACACTTCCAGTTGATGCAATGAACTCATGTGATGTATCCTATAATCACCCGTCAATCTAAACGGATGGGCAGATTCGGCTGGCTTGCAAACAAGGCTGTCAGACCTTTAAAATCCGCCTCAAACCGCTTGATATCCTGTGGATCAAAATATCTTCCCACCCCGCTGCTTGTCAGGGGAACAATATCCGTCTGCCACTCATATCCCCTGGATTCAAACAGGGTTTTTAATTGCCCGTTGAGTTGCCCTGTGGCATTCGAACAACCAGAATTTTCAAGAAACCATTTTCTCGGTGAGAATTGGTCTGCCCGCTCAACAGTCCGGGCGATTGCCCCTGGAAGTTCCCTGTCCGTTGCAAGCACTCCGGTCAACGAATTAATGATCGACTGATCCATACCGGCCGTGGATGTGGACATGACACAGGGAAGATCTGCCCTTAAATACTCATACACCGCACGGCATCCGTTTTCCATGAGGGAAAGATGAACCCCGACCCGGCACTGGACCAGGTGGGCGTCAACCTGTTTTCGAGGCAGGTTGGCAAGAACAGTGGCCCTGGAGGAAAGCCCCCTTCGATCAATCTCCCCTTTGAAACCGGCGACATTTTCCGTCGTCCCCCTTCCCATGAACAGCACCTGAAAGGTTTTCAAACATGGGTCAAGCATCAGATCAAGCATCAATTCATGGCGTTTTCTCTCTCTTTCGTCAAAGGTATTGTTAAAAACAAGGTCAAACCGTTTCTTTGCCAGCATGGGCATTTGAGTTTCTGCATCAAGGTAGTCGCCATGGGCAAGCCGGGTGGTAACGGTATTGGGCTGCCCCAGGACAAAGGCCCGGTCCTCATGGGAGGAGAGACCGAACAGTACAGGGTCTTTCAGCCTTGAATAGAGACGCAGCCAGGTGTGGCGAAAGGTGACGCCTGCGGCAGGTTCCACATACAGAAAATAGGCCTCACCAACGGCCTGGAGCAGGGCCGGCACCGGAAAAAAAAGATAGGGGATTGAAAAAATTCTCAACACCCCCTTTTCCCGGGGAAGCCTGGGTGATTTAAGCACCTGGCAGAAATTCCTCAGTCTGAACCGCTTGTATTGTTTCTTTTCAATCTTTCTCTGGATCACACGCTGCTCATTTTCCAGAAACGAGTGTATTTCAGGCAGGTTTCCACAATCGACAGCCATTTTTTCAAGCCATGACCATTGACCTGGAAAGGGTAACAGGGCCAGAAAAAGCTTTGCCTGCAACCCCACAAATTCCTGGTCTTGTCGGGCAAGCCCCTCAAACAGAGCAAGACGATCCCTTAAAATCGCGTAGGCCCAGTCAATGCCCCTTAATTGTTCAAGTTCAGGCCGATGCCAGAAGAGCAGCTCGTCAAGGGCTTTTACCAGACTGGACCTGAGGTCGGCGTACCAGGCCGGATCCCTGGATAAAAAAAGTTTACCGGAATCTGCAAGGGCTGCAAACCCTTCGAGCAGTTCAATGGAAACCATTTGTCCATTCTTCTCCATTTCCACGTCAAGCCCCCATGGCTGCCAGGGTAGCAAATGTTACCCCTTTGATTTTGGGCTGGGCAGCCACTGCCTTTAACAGACTTTCAAGAAAAATAAAGGAAGGCTCATCCATGCGCCTATGGTGGAGCATGACCCCGCAGACCCCTGTGGCCATACCCTGGGAGAGCTCGTTAAAAAAAGCGTCCCACCCAAGCGCAGCAGATTTTTCTTTCCGGGTGTGAAGATCCACATGGACAGAATATTCCTTGAGCATTTCAGGCGGCCCGGGACGGCTGCCGGCGCTTCTGGAGATACCATCAAACCCCAGGCTCACCAGGCAATCCATGGTCTCCCGGGTGCACCGGTTCCAGGGTGGGGTGAAGAATCGGTCAAAACGACGATTTAAAAGATCCTCCAGCCGCTGTTTGCCCCTTTCAAGATCCCTGGTGACAGTCGATGCAGGCCGACCTGGGCCAAACTCCTGCTTTTTTCCCTGGGTTTCGTGGTTGCAGTGCCGCCACCCGTGCTGATGCCAGCACAAGAGCTTCCCCCCTTTTTCAGCAAAGGGCTCCAGGGTTTCCCATCGTTGACGGGTCAGCCAGGTGGGCACCACGGCAAGGCAAAGGGGAAGCCTGTACCCAAGAAAGAGGTTCACCATCCGGGTAAAATTGTGCCCCGGCACCCCGATGTCATCGGCCCTGAAAAAGACACTCACCTCTTTTTTCCCCTCCACCCCCCGGGCCAGGGTTTGTTCAAGGCGCTGCTGGATCAACGCCGGCA
Coding sequences:
- a CDS encoding molybdopterin-dependent oxidoreductase, giving the protein MNNQLHKDQASVFAFFATILRDEPTFACVSALKSSPLREHSTKNIGKKERSAMEASAGRFNAYLQSMPTKDLHQQLRYEYADLFLNAGPNPVFPYASVHVSRTPVVQQKPLFDLRRTLRSLDLHTDPAFKDLDDHISVELEVCAFLLGQDNTERYARFFTQTLMEWALTFCDQLHDAAMSPFYKEIALMCRAFLESCSKTLETSDIDTFGNANTPWHQFFETFRLILFEPAPSLLVPGAVPEGLEQEIPTHCYTCGALCGMTAKVKDGILVKVAGLKGDPKGQGRLCPKGAASPKHVNSAYRLKTPLIRENGRFRKAGWDEALDLIASRMADIPQGKLAYFRGNDFTNFVHEAFFEHLGCPKGTHRTMCDNANRMANEHNLNDKRPWINYEEADYVIMFGNNDLITSYGQRKSAALKKAMDRGTRVVVFDPRKSETAAKATDWISLTPGTDGAAAMALAHVIITEELYDKEFVQEWTTGFEPFKARILGEEDGIARTPAWAEKICGVPATTLERIAREFAQAKAKGVISWAGLAQSPNSHWATAAIQALNGLCGTFDAPGGPSLPWKRKLGSAWRDGQQKPEKKPAPKMDTYLLWSGWSPAKFEDQVADGRIKGLITYWADPVLTWGNTASIIRGIDQLDLCVTIDAFMCNTALHSDVVLPDSTWLEQSQVKPDWLYDAFLSYFAQVVPPMYNSRPMYRIVQGLAERMGVKDAVPWNTMDEAFENQMRDLPWHFQELKEKGYIVTDPARYYKYREWGSINPPAGYGSSGTSPTGKYNFLNVVSQEKGVDPLPDYKEIEEKFKPDNEFPFIFGNYRIFQHEHCSTFNNYQLMKLRRTNTLIINDQDAAALGITPGDTVLLESPWGSTTIKAEPTPDIRPGVLGAAGGYGHERGLEGDPKFPDFGGVNVPGALMPPNVTEPTGGTPLLKYIKTRVKKAG
- a CDS encoding glycosyltransferase, encoding MLPWQPWGLDVEMEKNGQMVSIELLEGFAALADSGKLFLSRDPAWYADLRSSLVKALDELLFWHRPELEQLRGIDWAYAILRDRLALFEGLARQDQEFVGLQAKLFLALLPFPGQWSWLEKMAVDCGNLPEIHSFLENEQRVIQRKIEKKQYKRFRLRNFCQVLKSPRLPREKGVLRIFSIPYLFFPVPALLQAVGEAYFLYVEPAAGVTFRHTWLRLYSRLKDPVLFGLSSHEDRAFVLGQPNTVTTRLAHGDYLDAETQMPMLAKKRFDLVFNNTFDERERKRHELMLDLMLDPCLKTFQVLFMGRGTTENVAGFKGEIDRRGLSSRATVLANLPRKQVDAHLVQCRVGVHLSLMENGCRAVYEYLRADLPCVMSTSTAGMDQSIINSLTGVLATDRELPGAIARTVERADQFSPRKWFLENSGCSNATGQLNGQLKTLFESRGYEWQTDIVPLTSSGVGRYFDPQDIKRFEADFKGLTALFASQPNLPIRLD
- a CDS encoding polysaccharide deacetylase family protein produces the protein MNRIYDAIQDRVPALIQQRLEQTLARGVEGKKEVSVFFRADDIGVPGHNFTRMVNLFLGYRLPLCLAVVPTWLTRQRWETLEPFAEKGGKLLCWHQHGWRHCNHETQGKKQEFGPGRPASTVTRDLERGKQRLEDLLNRRFDRFFTPPWNRCTRETMDCLVSLGFDGISRSAGSRPGPPEMLKEYSVHVDLHTRKEKSAALGWDAFFNELSQGMATGVCGVMLHHRRMDEPSFIFLESLLKAVAAQPKIKGVTFATLAAMGA
- a CDS encoding enoyl-CoA hydratase/isomerase family protein; this encodes MEETLLEKTSNHITTITINRPKQLNALTPLMITELEQKFKILGEDKEVRAIIIRGQGNTFCAGVDVKGSSYNPLNSRVFLKDFNRMLKTIEMMPQPTIAMIDGSAVSGGLELALACTFRIAAKNAKLGLPEIKLGLVAAGGATYRLPRLVGFGRAVEMCLLGDLMDGEEAGDCNLVNFVVSNEALADRTEALANRLVNNPPIAMSLVKDALYSASAPHVDNSALMEILSASVNHYTEDKKEGIEAFFSKRKPTFIGK
- a CDS encoding 3-oxoacyl-ACP synthase III family protein, giving the protein MLKNKVCGIKGMGFYMPEKKVSIKELAKQSGIPEFVVDALGAETVREANADEYPSDMAIKAALDALENGDVDPLDIDTIIYCGAGVPDYILPHTAGKIQHAIGAKNAFAFDISQGCCGMLTAIQLAKGYISLGEGINNVMLVTGDKWSQFTRFHSADSVFFGDGGGAAIFSKGHGDFSPLSTEIITKGEFYDLWCVQAGALRHPASRETLESKDMHTYVCLDLDRARHEFKDIYVPDLINAVKGALKKCSLEPSDVSYFDMVNNNLKVQEIIMNKLGIPVEKSSAGYLQRFGHFGGQDIFLNLHMAKKEKKIKKGDIIVMLTAGIGFSWGSAVFQY